The following proteins come from a genomic window of Crassostrea angulata isolate pt1a10 chromosome 1, ASM2561291v2, whole genome shotgun sequence:
- the LOC128179619 gene encoding uncharacterized protein LOC128179619 gives MAGRTSRDFLRVHRIPMGRQSKPSPNPQQTTKGQASPRKTKGAAALKTSVDLQKQKVEQLCEFLLGKASMSDNVFSNCQDSVKRLELLRAEILKEVPWAKDLTEQNSFMGITGLLLKEFQKQKIEIKKLLDHQSEQVRLMEYKAKQIKELQNKHQIQIVAKEEDNKYLISELNNIKLENQKLQKQSKDYLECIENHKNQLKASRDSEKKCQDELKQLTSVMRRKAMKSSLSFLSREVSGKSFKSDSDTCDSSVSFANSETSTVFSVSSERETSQLSELSFANSTKSETQQFPCILCSQTSQTTQTFLCKECIDKIKSSELYFYCIFYTCNFKI, from the coding sequence AAACAACCAAAGGTCAAGCCTCCCCCAGAAAGACAAAGGGGGCAGCAGCACTGAAAACATCAGTCGATTTGCAGAAACAGAAGGTGGAACAACTCTGTGAATTTCTCCTTGGAAAGGCTTCCATGAGTGACAATGTTTTCTCCAATTGTCAGGATTCTGTGAAAAGACTTGAATTGCtaagagcagaaatactaaaGGAGGTACCATGGGCGAAGGATTTGACTGAGCAGAACAGTTTCATGGGAATAACCGGACTTCTTTTAAAAGAGTTCCAGAAacagaaaattgaaattaaaaagctTCTGGATCATCAGAGTGAACAAGTGAGGTTAATGGAATACAAAGCAAAACAAATTAAGGAGCTGCAAAACAAGCATCAGATTCAGATTGTCGCAAAAGAGGAAGACAACAAATATCTGATTTCTGAGTTAAACAATATAAAACTAGAAAATCAGAAACTTCAAAAGCAATCCAAGGACTATTTAGAATGCattgaaaatcataaaaacCAATTAAAAGCCAGTAGAGATAGTGAAAAAAAGTGTCAAGATGAATTAAAACAACTGACATCAGTCATGAGGAGGAAAGCAATGAAGTCCTCTCTTTCATTTTTGTCAAGGGAAGTTAGTGgaaaatctttcaaaagtgATTCAGACACGTGCGATTCTTCAGTGAGTTTCGCAAACAGTGAAACCTCAACAGTATTTAGTGTCTCCTCTGAGAGAGAAACCAGTCAGCTATCAGAGTTAAGTTTTGCCAACAGCACTAAATCTGAGACACAACAGTTCCCTTGTATTCTGTGTTCACAGACATCCCAGACAACCCAAACATTTCTCTGTAAAGAATGTAtcgataaaataaaatcatctgaattgtatttttattgtattttctatacatgtaatttcaaaatctag